TGTTTGCAAAGAGACTCCCCAAAACACTGTAATAACAGTGCTTCTCaatcttcttaatgctgtgaccctttaatatagttcctcatgttctggtgtCCCCAATCACATATTTTcactgctatttcataactgtaattttggtagttatgaatcataatgtaattacctctattttctgatggtcttggatGGCCCtggtgaaaggatcatttgacttCCAAAGAGgttgtgatccacaggttgagaactactgatgtcactataaatatatatgttaaggTTCAACAATCACTGAAGTAAGACTCGgaactcaaatagtatgcaagaacaaagagtgtttattcttcagaaacaaccagcatgcagGAGTCACCACTTTCAAAATGGTGACCCAGACAAAGGCACTCAGGCCTCTTTAATAACAGAGCTGCTATTCAGTCTCTCTAATGTCTAGACTGCAATGATAACTCTGCCATTCCTCAAATGTCATGAGTTAATTGTTTCTGAGACAATAAGCAGACATCTACAACTTAGAGCAACACTCCgagaggttgtaaaaccattaactaaaggtcataaaaagggaactaagggCTTACTATGGGTGCAAGGACaacagataaaatattgactgtggggtttggggatttagctcagtggtagagcgcttgcctagcaagctcaaggcccttggttcggtccccagctccaaaaaaaaaaaaaaaaagactgtgtacCAAACACATGCCATAAGTTCTTACTAGGATTGTAAAATAGAGCATTTTCCATGTAAGTTTAATGAAATGATATAGAAAAATTGTAATCAGAcccacaaataatttaaaaagaacttttcaCTTCTACActatacaaaacttcaaggaGAACTTAGCTAAGGTTTTTAAAAGCCATACAAGCTTTGAAGGAAGAGATGCAGTGAGCAGCTGTTACAGTGCCAAAGAACCACGAGGATCCTTAATCAGCATGGCAGTGAGCCCTGAGTGCAGTACTGGTGCACACAACTGACCAGTAATTAATCAGCATGGCAGTGAGCCCTGAGTGCAGTATAGGTGCACATAACTGACCAGTACTTAATCAGCATGGCAGTGAGCCCTGAGTGCAGTACTGGTGCACACAACTGACCAGTAATTAATCAGCATGGCAGTGAGCCCTGAGTGCAGTACTGGTGCACATAACTGACCAGTACTTAATCAGCATGGCAGTGAGCCCTGAGTGCAGTACTGTGCACATAACTGACCAGTAATTAATCAGCATGGCAGTGAACCCTGAGTGCAGTACTGGTGCACACAACTGACCAGTAATTAATCAGCATGGCAGTGAACCCTGAGTGCAGTACTGTGCACATAACTGACCAGTAGTGAACAGCTCTCTAACTTGGGCTTAAAACCCACTcaacaagagaaaaatggaaaccaAGACAACTACTCGAGGATCGTgacatggatcttggaggagaacctacaactgtCATCCTACAAAACCAGAATCCCACCTACTCTCTAAACATTAGTCCTTAGATTCACATATAAAAATCTTCACCCAGAATCAAGCAAAATTCTCTTTGAAACAGACTTACAGACTGTTACCataaaccacagccaatcaaaatgtagaattgCAGAGTCTATTCCCAAGAGATAACATCTACAACAGCAACCAAAATTCAAGAATCATTGTtgaagagggaggggatggaaaaATTTTAGAAGCCATAGGACCAGTCCAGGTGCCACCAAGACTGCTTAggcatgagctgaacaagaacaacaatagaCATGTTAATGTGGCTGAGAATGGGTGAAGGGAGGGTAAGGGCGGAGTCCTGAGGCCTGAACCCAAACATAAAAACACTACTAGAACTAAAGCAATGCTGACAGCAGGAAAAATGGTCTTGCACCAGGAAGAATATTctaaatggtcagtcctgaaaacataaaGAGAAGTAACATCATACAGACTGAGTaggctgtatttatgtatttttgaaataCCTCCCACTTCCAgccctgcacacacatatgcaacaattaatggaaaaaagttATGAATTTGAAAAACAGCATGCAGAGTTTTGAGTgatgaaatggaagaaataaatgttaaaataatataatctcaaaatactttaaagtatgaagaaagaaaatactattATTCTTGGTCCTTTACAACTCCTCTGAGGTAGTAGAGAACACAGCACATTAATCTGAACACTCAATCAGGCCAAATGCTGCAGTGTACAAGTAAAAAATTCCTTTTAAGTTATTTTGGGGTCTGATTACAACTTTTCTATATCATTTCATTACACTTACATGGAAAATGCTCTATTTTACAATCCTAGTAAGAATTTAGGGCATGTATTGGGTACATAGAAGGTTACTATGGCATTCTTCTACCTGACATCGAGGCTACATTACATTATTAAGCACTTTGTTATTCTCAGTAAGCTTGTTTAGCAATATCTAGACTATATCTGCATTTTAATAGCAACGATATTTAAAACTGTCAGAACTATAAGCTTCCCTATGTAGGAGGCACTTAGCatgtgaaatttaaattttcaagttAAAGCAGCACACTAAAGCAGACATTTTAGAGAAGACTCAAATAAACCCAAGCAAGGAAATTAATTCTAAATAAGtagtaacaattttattttaactcaacGTGCTGAAACACACAATCTATTTCCAACAATAACACAAATAGTGTGTATCTCATCATAAAACATCAAATGGATTAAATAAAGGCCAGAAAGATTAAATGTTAAAGGTCTGAGTTTTAAAAGTCAACTTCCTTCTGAACTTAAATAATTTTAGcagaactttattttcaaaaaagtgGGCTCAATTCATTTGTAAGCAATGCTAAATTACTAGTTAGATTACAGTATATAATAAGCTTTactaacaaaatatttaaaaataagtattactTCTCAGATATAAACTTACATACAACAACAGAAGATACAGTATGATTTCATTCCTAGTAAAGAAGTCTTACATTGGAGGCACTCAGTATTATTTCAGATTGACATAGCCAACACTTACATCATTCCATGAACACTTTAGTTGGAGCTCACATTCTCTACATAAAAAGCTTTGTAAAATACTCTCATACGTGCTGAAAGTGCTGTATTTATTTTCTGGGAACACTGaaacccactcactcacccactcacctctCTAAAGAACACAACAAATATTTCCATTGTAACCATCAAAGACCAGACATGACCAAAAGAGATTACTTCACCTCTTCATGAACATGTGACTTGTAGTAAAACTGCTGCGTTAGATTTTCATAAAACTTACCCaagtctttgcttctgttttctaaatGAATCATATCTACGAtcccatctttttgtttgttggtattGCTATGGATCCAACACATGGATCACAAATATTCATAAACACACTATCTATCACTGAGCCATACTTGAGGCCCTTATCTATAATTTCACATAACAACTTAAAATTCATGAATAAAGctttaaatgaacaaattaatatttctgaaaatttaaaCTCTCAATTCGAtcgagttaaaaaataaaataataatgttcatgacactttaaaatatttaaagcaactatttttaaaatttaattattcttGATAATGTAAAACAGcactattttcctattttataatgTAGAATGCTGGTCACATTTTTGAGGATTACACTGTCTTCTGGCAATCTactgtctttttaaataaagtacaCGCATATTTAACTAAGTTCTATTTTCATAAATTCACTCTTAAACATATTTCACACAGCttaagaaaatacaaacacatacatatctcACACAAAGAACCACATTTCGTTCAAGGTTCTCCAATTATTATTTGAAGATAgtaacatagaaaatatttaaggagGTAACATTAGCAAGCCATCTTATGGCACCTTTATATTTGTGCTCCAAATATCaaaacacattaaaagaaaaacaataaaaaaggcaCAAATACCATATTTCTAAATCTTACTCTAAAGAACAGTTTTCtaatagatacatttttaaattatagtatTTAAAACCAGTCATTGTGTTCTGAGAAAAGCCTTGTTTAGGTGACTAGAAGGTAAGAGGAGCAAACTGGTAACTTAAAGCACAAAGACTGCATTAAGCAAAAATCATACCCAAGTTGTATTTATATAGATAGTTTAAAAATGAGTGAATGAGGAAAATGCAAACAGCCTTTTACCACACACTCAAGAACCAAAACTactaaaatacacattaaaaaaaagagagagagaaaagattgtATGATTCTGTGAGCGTAGGTACCATCTAAAATGTGGGCATTTCAGCAAACACTGGTATTTATAGAGCACAGTGTTGAATTTTTTTGGTAGAAAATATGTTAGCAAAGTAAAACCAGAAGCCTGTATAAGAAAATCCTGAACATTATCAATCAACATTTACAATGTTTATTATATGGCATTACTACTGATTTCACCATGGTTAGAAATATAGACCAAATCAATGAATCAATTTACATACGTTGTACATATGTACAGTGTTTTTATGATATGTGACAATGTATTCCACCAGCTGAGTGGAATCTTTGCTTTTTGTCAGACCATGAAAATATCTTGTATtaaaagtgtgtatatatgtgtttagaAGTTTGTGCTGTTAATGTAACAGGacttgttttatgatgaaattaaGGGAATAAATTTTTGCTCATCATGATTCTTTTATAGGGTAAAGCCCACTGTCACTTGAAAATTTTTCCTCTATCCCAAATAATCTTACCATTTTAACACAACAAAGAATCAAAACTAAAATATCTAAAACTAcaatctttgttttctcttgataACTAATGATTTGACAGTATTTTCTCAATGTATTTTAAGATTGCTTTAGTTAACAGCTAAAAAGCTATAgttaaaaatgtctattttaaaacaatatgcttttttcctgaattttgtaactaaataaacaaagtatGTAAAATTTAATACAGGGAATAAGCTATATATGCAAAATACAGGTACATATACCTGTTTTTCCAGTAACATGCTCTATCTTTATGTAGAGAGCATATCATCAGTGCTTCAGTCACCAATGATCTGACACTGACCACTCCTGCTTCTCTAGAACAATGCATCACAACAGATCTCCCAActactaaaatatttttgtgtttaaagctaaactttaataacaataaaaaactgGTTCACTTAAAACAGTTAACAGGAAACATTTATGCTGTTGACATTATGCAAAATTTCAATAATCTACCATGTTAGCAACTGAGCCACCGAGGAGAAAAAATCCCTAGTGTGGTTGCACATACTCACTCTGCTTCCCCACACAGCGTGCACAAGCAAGTATCTGTTAATTCCTTTGAAAAGAAGCAGACTATATGGGGCTCATTTACTGTTAGGTGCCTTCCCCAAATGTgataaagctaaaataaactcaaataataataatttgaaatcTAATCAAGCATAATTTTATCTATTATCATGAATATCCAAGTTGGGCTCCATATGTCATAAAAACTTCTTTTAAATGTTGAAACATAATTAAAATCTTATTAATCCAcctaaaaaaaatatatgtaccaTTCATCATAGAAAACTTCCACATTAAAAGTGCAAATATACCTTTCTTAATTGGCCCGCTCATTACATGTACACTGGTCATCCTGACTTAAACGCctattgaatttttctttcaaatgaaagtcattataaatttaaaatattaacaaaagccatgctttctttttatcGAAATCTTAACATTATTTTTCAATCTTTACAAATGTGCATAAACCCAGTTTCTTGAGCAGTTAATATATAGACAAACACTACAAATATTACTAAAACTTTAGATCAACTCATTACCTGccttgaaatgaaaaaaaaaaaaaaaaaaaaaaaaaaaaaaaaaaaaccagagcagTGTATGGCCATCATTTACCTAGATGGTAACAGGCTCTTTAGTGTCTACACAACTGAGACTGGAGGTGCCTCTGGCAATCTCCAAATCCAAAAGAACCTAGTTTGATACTTGGAGATCACATAGAACAAAACctataaaattcttttgtttttaaaataatggaagaTCCTTTGAAACCCAGTATTATCAGTTATCAATATTACTGCATTGTGGAGCTAGTGCAATCCTGCATGGCCTTGGCAAACTGACAAGgcacaataacaaaacaaaacaaaactattataTGAACAAGAGAAGTCACTGAAGACAATTTAAGGCCTTGAAGTGAGTTAATTAGTCAGATTTAAAGCTGAAGTATAAACCATAAATTATCCACGTGAAAGCAAGCAAATTTTCCAGCTCCTGCTCTGTGGACAAGAGACAGAAACAACTGCTGCTTATGGTTTGTACTGGAGTCCTTCGGGACCTTTCTATTGTCTGTCGAAGACTCAAGACTGCTTTAGCCTTTTGCGTGGAATACCGAACTGTGGACACTGTGAAGAAGCAAGCGCTCGGAAGGCTTCGGCCACTAAGTGAGGACGAGACTGGATCATGGACTTCCACCCCGATGTTTCCATTATGTCAGTTGCTTGGCTGAAAAACAAGATTAAGTGAAGTTTACTGAAAAGACACTTTACAAATGCATTGCTGAATTatcaattttttgttttaatttgttttttaacttgtgtgttttgaaattttagaCATCATATCTCTTTTCATACATTCACTTGaatgtttaaaaacatctttatcTTATTAGCATTTTCTGGCAAAACTGAACAGGTTTCTTCTGCAAATCTGAACATAAAGACATGTCATTTTCCCCACGCTCTCCACTGATGGCTAGACACTTCTATCCAGatcattgcttttcctttttcatgcATACCTCCAACAGATTTTCTCCAGAGTTCCAACTTTCACTTAACATTCTTCTCCATTTACTACACTGTGCATGTAATCTTATCCACTTGTCACATTTCTAATAATCAGACATAGTAGTTCCTTGTTGATAAGTCAAATCTCAGTGCTTCCCTGTAGTCAACTGCTCTTTTTATCTGAATGAGCCGTAAGTCTCAGGATCCCAGCACTGTCATGTGAGAATGGATCACTTTTCTCCTTACGTCTCAagttttttctccttcattttgacTGAAGCTTTCACTGTTGTTCAGTGATTCAAGTTAAACATCTAAGAGCCCTGATTAAGCACCAAAGTCCCAATTTTATTCTAAATGTCATCAAGCAACCATATATTAATTTCATAATCTCACAACTGGATTATCACATTCTCCTAATGCTCTGACAGACACATGACTATTATGTTTTATTCTACTTTTCTTTACCtacatttaagttttaaaagtgaGAAATGTGGTCCCATCCTTTTTATACCTTTGCATTCCTAGTTCTATACTCTGGTTTCCCCTTTACAACAGTTCTTTTCAACTGTTCTGTGTGTACTACATGCTCTTAATGAGCAATCAGAATAAGTGAAAATGCAATAAACACATtagttcctttctcttccttctgtactCTATACTTTCCACTTACCTGAATTTCACCTTGTTTTTCAAATAACCAACATTCCGTCAACCTTTCTATGCGCACTCATCAACCTACTAAATACTGTGTCTCACCACAGGTATCACCTGTTACTGGAGATTCACTACTCTGGACTTCACTGTCAAAGCCCTAATGTGTGGTTTGGGGGATCTGACCTTTGCTGACTTTCTCTAGCTTTTGCACACTACCCACTTACTTTACACCTTCTTTACTCTGATTTTCTATAATAGAAGTAAAACTAGATTCCATACTTTATTTCAATTACTTGTTTCATCAATCTTCTATACACCATAAACTATCTGTAGAGAGGGGAAATATCTGTTATGCTTGCCACTATATCTGATTTACTAAGCAGTAGAGTTCTGGGAACTTGGTAAACAAAGAATCAGGACCCGTGTACAGTGCTATGCTTTGTTTCATGAATCCCTTTTCATTTGTCAGGTCTGATTTTTCCTTCTCACTCCTTCTGCTACCTCttgttcatgttttaaaatgcagTTCAGCCCAATCTGTGAAGCCACTCCTATTGTCCCAGGGCTTAGTCAAGTCCCTGAGCATATCTTCCTCTATCGATCATGTTAAAGGGTACAAGTGTGTATTTATCTCCATTAGATTAATTACTTAAAAGCAAAGACATTTTTACAATGTCATTTTATATGCCATATATTAGAACAATGATTGAAATATATTGAACGTTAAGTATATTGAATTAAGTACTAGCTGATATCAACAGCATCACtactgtttaaaattttaactagTTATTTAGAATCACATTGGTACTTATTAATTTACTTGAATATGTTCATTTAtcaattcaataaatatttgttgattaaataaatatatattgaatagtCTGTACATATAACAGGAAAAGTGTATAAAGTTACCTAATATTTTGATAGAAAAAAGGTTGTATGATGTACTTTCTTAAGACTAAAATAAACCTGGAAATACTAAAACTAAGGAAAAAGGACCAAAGAGAGACACTGCTGCTAATGCACACACGATGTTAGACTCACACTCTGACAGCCCTGAGGTCACTGCTGCTAATGCACACACGATGTTAGACTCACACCCTGACAGCCCTGAGGTCACTGCTGCTAATGCACACACGATGTTAGACTCACACTCTGACAGCTCATGGCATCATACACTAGTCACTGAAGATAACTACCACAGATTTGAAAGCAGTAAAAAGCTTTActttcagaaaacagaatttataaaTATGAAACTGACAGATAAGTGCAATGGAAAATAGTTAAATATGCACTGTCTTTAATACtatctccttttaaattttaccGACTATCCCATGCCCTCGATAATGTATTTTGTGATAGACAGCCCATGGCAGTCTGTAATTTCATATCAACTTTAGATAATTTTTCAAAGGCAGAATTTAAAGGTTTACAGGTAAAACTAAAAGTTTATGaaaaatctatcatctattcttTTTGTTACTGCAAATAATTACAAGAATACTAGAAAATAAGAGATAGGGAAAagtagaaaattattcatttctcatACTTTATAGGCTCAGCAGGAGTTAACACTCACCCAACTTCAACAACAATGCTACTGATTTACAGTAGTAAGCAACTTAGGATATAAGGCGGAGCATTTGGTGATCTAAATAGTAATAATTTAGCTCTTGAGGTAAAACAGGaagtctctgagtttgatgatGGGCCAGAATGCATAGCAAGACTATAACTCAAAAGTATGATCTGTAGTCCTGACTATTTGAGAGGCTAGGGCAGGAAGAGTCAAGTCTGAatctatcctaaaaaaaaaaaaaaaaacaacaaactattAAGATCTTGActcaaaattaaatttcaaaaagggTTATGAGTTAGGTAGCTCTATGGTAGAGTCCTTGTATATATAGCATGTGTAAGACCTCAGGTCCAATCAACAAGCATtatcaaaatcaacaaaaattttaaagacttcCAAGGCAAGTCTTGAAGATTTAGCCTTCCTTAACACATTCTGAAAACAGAAACCAGATTTCTAGCAACCTTCATAATGACTGTACTCAGCTAAAGaccatgtgtgtgatgtgcatgtgtacctgttcAAGAAATTAAGAGCATCCATCCTCCCACACAGTGGCGACTCACAACTTCAGAGGCAAGTGGGacttcatgagtttgaggccaacctggtctacagagctagttccaggacaaccaaggctacacaaagaaaccctatcttggaaaacaaacaaaccaacaaacaacaccACAATAGCGTCCATCTCAATTTGCATGAAAACTAAACTTTAAGCAATCTACTAAAAGTagtaaaattactatttttaaaataactgataGTTGGCTTTATCggaagccacaattactgttCGTGAACAAAAGTATATACATCTTACTTGTTGTTCCAGTTTTTCCCATCCTTACACCCAAGTTGTCGAAGAACACTGCACCTGCATTAAAGATTTAAACAGAGTTTAAGAAAATCCCAGTGAAAAACATGTTCAATATGTCATGTCCAATGAAATGCAAATATAGCTTACCTATTAATAAAGTCTATTGCCTGGGCTTTCAACTGTTCTGCACTGTGCAAATCTGCAAGGACAAGGGTATCAGCAACATTTTCTACTGAGAGGTTACTACACAAAGCTTCTTCACACATGACCTTCAGCCGTTCCAGTGCATACTacccaaaagaaaacataattattaaacatttatcCCCTTATTTAGTGGGTAAGTATGTGATATTTGTAACATAGCAGATAAAACtcagaaaattttgttttgaactaatgttattttaaatcaataaCCTGTTGTTTTAGCTTATGAAGAAAAcgtaaataaatacattcaagAGAAATACTAATTTGCTTTAGAAAATGGTTTAAGTACAAATATAGCAAATCTTAAAGTATGATTTATGCAAGACATCTATCTTAGTAATAAGTTATACTAAAGAATATGCTGTCAGGTAAACATTTatc
The DNA window shown above is from Rattus rattus isolate New Zealand chromosome 5, Rrattus_CSIRO_v1, whole genome shotgun sequence and carries:
- the LOC116901966 gene encoding speckle-type POZ protein-like produces the protein MMRFVYTGKAPNLDKMADNLLAAADKYALERLKVMCEEALCSNLSVENVADTLVLADLHSAEQLKAQAIDFINRCSVLRQLGCKDGKNWNNNQATDIMETSGWKSMIQSRPHLVAEAFRALASSQCPQFGIPRKRLKQS